GCCTCCACCCGCCGCTGTAATTCCGTGGGCGAGGTATGCGCCACCTCTGGCACGCGCAGTTGCCACACCGTGCCCATCGTATTCCCCCCGAGCACCCAAACTCCGGCATCCGCCGCGGGCCATGCCAGCGCGTCCGGATCGAGCTCGGGGGGAATGAGCACAGTGCGCTCCGATTTAGCAGATGAAGTCATCGGCGATTCTGCAGCGCACTGTCGCGATTACTCAGGCAAGACCTCAAAAGTCATCGTTAGCCCATAGCGCAAGGACAAGGGAGCGCCTTCGAGCGTGCCCGCATCCTGACTGCTGCTAGTGTCCAACCAGTAACGCCCGGGTTCATCAAAACTGATTTCGATTTGCCCCTCGGCATCGGTCACCAAGGTCTGTAGGCCGGGCTCATCGCGGTAGCGATCGTCACCACGCACGACTTCGACTTCCAGACCTTCCGCAGGCTCGCCATTGAGCAAGAATCCAAAGGTGACGGTCTCATTGGCAAAGAGATCGTTCGGGTGGGTCACTGGCACAAATTCAATGCCTTCGCCAGTGCTAGCGAAAACATCGACGGTGGGGTTGTTCACCGTGACCGCAGTTTCCAAGCGACTGAGGCTCTTCATCACAGCGACGCCTTCTTTCGCAAACACACCGGCTTCTTTCAGCTCGGCCAAATCGCCGCGCATACGCTTGCCTTCGCCGCCTTCTGTCCAGCGTGCAAAGTAGCCCTCGCGCTGGTTCAAGACTCGGTAAGTGCCTTCTTTACTGACATGGAAGTCAAAAGTGCCACGGATGTGCCCCTTCATGGCATTTTCAATCGT
The nucleotide sequence above comes from Coraliomargarita algicola. Encoded proteins:
- a CDS encoding DUF4198 domain-containing protein; the protein is MNKRYQNALSCFLGLALAASTASAHRLWLLPSSHVLSGTDHWVTVDAAVSNDLFFPNHVALAPESIQIIEPDGEFGTIENAMKGHIRGTFDFHVSKEGTYRVLNQREGYFARWTEGGEGKRMRGDLAELKEAGVFAKEGVAVMKSLSRLETAVTVNNPTVDVFASTGEGIEFVPVTHPNDLFANETVTFGFLLNGEPAEGLEVEVVRGDDRYRDEPGLQTLVTDAEGQIEISFDEPGRYWLDTSSSQDAGTLEGAPLSLRYGLTMTFEVLPE